A section of the Paenibacillus odorifer genome encodes:
- a CDS encoding alpha/beta hydrolase, protein MRVKPEEEVIKKRMNKPLKIILISLGALATAIVLFLVTVFVANIFLNKSDQAKIKPYGQSVSVDGKNMNVLIQGNGEETVVLLPGYGTVAPGLDFKLLIDELSPFYKVVAIEPFGYGLSDRTEKERTTENIVSEIHEAVKQLNIDRYILMAHSISGMYSLNYVNKYPNEVSAFVGIDNSIATEDRTNVKIPTGKLKLLRNSGLGRLLFKTSGNPYVGLPFDDETKEQLRLFTLRNTYNYTHLNEVEHMSSNYKGALNSTFPKDLPLLLFVQGDDTLLKDWISLHEEQVKNAKQGKLVKLDAGHYLHHTKSKEITENFKTFMEEIK, encoded by the coding sequence ATGCGAGTGAAACCAGAAGAAGAGGTTATAAAAAAAAGGATGAATAAACCGCTGAAAATTATACTTATTTCCTTAGGGGCTTTAGCTACTGCAATAGTACTTTTTCTAGTGACTGTTTTTGTCGCTAATATTTTCCTTAATAAATCGGACCAAGCTAAAATAAAACCCTATGGTCAGTCTGTAAGCGTCGACGGTAAAAATATGAATGTTTTGATTCAAGGAAATGGCGAAGAGACGGTCGTACTCTTACCTGGTTATGGAACGGTGGCACCGGGACTTGATTTTAAACTGCTGATAGATGAACTATCTCCATTTTACAAAGTTGTCGCGATTGAGCCTTTCGGTTATGGATTAAGTGATAGAACTGAAAAAGAACGAACCACGGAAAATATTGTAAGTGAAATTCATGAAGCTGTAAAGCAGCTTAATATTGACCGTTATATTCTAATGGCACACTCTATTTCCGGTATGTACAGTTTGAATTATGTGAACAAATATCCAAACGAAGTGAGTGCATTTGTCGGGATTGATAACAGTATTGCAACAGAAGACAGAACAAATGTTAAAATACCAACAGGAAAATTAAAACTACTTAGAAACTCAGGCTTGGGCAGATTGTTATTTAAAACAAGTGGAAACCCCTATGTTGGATTGCCGTTTGATGATGAAACTAAAGAACAATTGAGATTATTTACACTTAGAAACACTTATAATTACACTCACTTAAATGAAGTGGAACATATGTCTTCTAATTATAAAGGGGCTCTAAATTCAACTTTTCCAAAGGATCTTCCCCTTTTGCTCTTTGTACAAGGGGATGATACTCTCTTAAAAGATTGGATATCATTGCATGAAGAGCAAGTCAAAAATGCTAAACAAGGAAAATTGGTAAAACTTGATGCAGGACATTATCTGCACCATACCAAATCAAAAGAAATCACTGAAAATTTCAAGACATTTATGGAAGAAATAAAATAA
- a CDS encoding SDR family oxidoreductase, translating to MSSHLEYGHDRVALITGTSSGFGLLTALKLAGQGFKVIATMRDLSRKAELVQQAEQAGILKQLHLMTMDVTDSDSIETAISSVHETFGRIDVLVNNAGFAIGGFIEEISMEEWRRQMETNFFGLVAVTTAVLPIMREQQSGTIINVGSVSGLSGFPGYAPYAASKFAVEGFSESLRHEMSPYGIRVVLIEPGSFRTPIWGKGMEQIRRKEDSPYKERLDAVLRYSKHTAETAPDPSQVANLIGRITEMKAPRLRYPIGKGTRILILGKTLLPWKWLERIIAKELRG from the coding sequence ATGAGTTCACATCTAGAGTATGGGCACGATCGAGTGGCCCTGATTACCGGAACCTCCAGTGGATTTGGATTGCTGACAGCGCTCAAATTGGCTGGACAGGGGTTTAAGGTGATAGCAACCATGCGTGATTTAAGCCGTAAAGCCGAGCTGGTGCAGCAGGCAGAGCAGGCAGGAATTTTAAAGCAGCTTCATTTAATGACCATGGATGTCACCGACAGCGATTCTATAGAGACAGCAATATCTTCAGTACACGAAACATTTGGAAGAATTGATGTTCTAGTCAATAATGCAGGTTTTGCCATTGGCGGTTTCATAGAAGAAATATCTATGGAGGAATGGCGGCGGCAAATGGAGACGAACTTTTTTGGATTAGTGGCTGTGACAACAGCTGTGCTGCCCATTATGCGAGAACAGCAGAGCGGCACGATTATTAATGTGGGAAGTGTAAGCGGATTATCCGGATTTCCAGGTTATGCGCCTTATGCAGCTTCTAAATTTGCTGTTGAAGGTTTCAGCGAAAGCCTGCGTCATGAAATGTCCCCTTATGGAATACGGGTGGTATTAATTGAACCGGGCTCCTTCCGTACACCGATATGGGGAAAAGGCATGGAGCAAATTCGACGTAAGGAGGATTCTCCGTATAAAGAACGTCTTGACGCTGTGCTACGATATTCCAAACATACTGCTGAGACAGCGCCTGACCCTAGTCAAGTGGCTAATCTTATCGGTCGTATTACCGAAATGAAAGCACCACGGCTACGTTATCCTATCGGCAAAGGCACGCGAATCTTAATCTTAGGCAAAACGCTGCTTCCATGGAAATGGCTGGAGAGAATTATTGCGAAAGAATTGAGGGGATAG
- a CDS encoding HD-GYP domain-containing protein produces the protein MKAHVTDLKHGDCLIADTFNSVGLHVLPKGTVVYGEEITILMRHQIDYVDIEPRMMALDNEEMNVAQGIDGNFDQAIQNYESIFLEALSKGSFTQSDVDNTLQPLLEKLDEQKDVVSLLLLLERDDISTYNHSLQVGLLSFYIATWLGHTKAERFEISRAGYLHDIGKSQIAPHILNKTDNLTPEESEELKRHTTYGYDIILKSMNDEKTALVALQHHEFEDGTGYPNNLRKQDLHPYTQIVAVANTYVGMTLGRANQPKQGLINVLRKVHELGFGKLNGNAVQALIGHLLPNFVGKSVQLSNGEQGTIIMNNPLDIFKPLVKINETTFRDLSKERNLTVEEVFI, from the coding sequence TTGAAAGCTCATGTCACAGATCTCAAACATGGCGATTGTCTAATAGCAGATACATTCAATAGTGTTGGCCTACACGTGCTTCCGAAGGGGACAGTGGTCTACGGAGAAGAAATCACCATCCTGATGAGGCATCAGATTGATTATGTCGATATTGAACCACGCATGATGGCGCTGGATAATGAAGAAATGAATGTGGCACAAGGGATAGATGGTAATTTTGATCAAGCCATCCAAAACTATGAATCTATATTTCTGGAAGCACTCAGCAAGGGTAGCTTTACGCAGTCGGATGTTGATAATACGCTGCAGCCATTGCTGGAGAAATTGGATGAACAAAAGGATGTCGTTTCTTTATTATTGCTGCTTGAACGTGATGATATCAGTACATACAATCATTCATTGCAGGTCGGACTGTTATCCTTTTACATAGCGACTTGGTTAGGTCATACAAAAGCCGAAAGATTTGAGATTAGTAGAGCCGGTTATTTGCACGATATCGGAAAAAGCCAGATTGCTCCACATATCTTAAATAAGACGGATAACTTAACTCCTGAAGAATCAGAAGAACTAAAACGTCATACTACGTATGGATACGACATTATCCTTAAATCGATGAATGACGAAAAGACCGCACTAGTGGCGCTTCAGCATCATGAATTCGAGGATGGTACAGGTTATCCTAACAATCTCCGTAAACAGGACTTGCACCCGTATACGCAGATTGTTGCTGTCGCAAATACTTATGTAGGCATGACCTTAGGAAGAGCGAATCAACCGAAACAAGGCCTGATTAACGTTCTTCGCAAGGTACATGAACTTGGATTTGGCAAGCTGAATGGAAATGCGGTACAAGCTCTGATCGGACATTTATTGCCGAATTTTGTGGGTAAGAGCGTTCAGCTTAGCAATGGTGAGCAAGGTACGATTATTATGAATAATCCGTTGGATATTTTCAAACCTCTGGTAAAAATAAATGAGACTACGTTCAGAGACTTATCTAAAGAGCGTAATTTGACTGTTGAAGAAGTATTTATTTAA
- a CDS encoding excalibur calcium-binding domain-containing protein, giving the protein MKKILNICLASGLLLTLSVGTLNTASAESKVKTYKNCSELNKDYKGGVAISSSTKNKGGKTKNKPYVSKELYNANKKSDRDKDGIACEK; this is encoded by the coding sequence ATGAAAAAAATCTTAAACATTTGTCTAGCATCAGGCCTGCTACTCACTCTATCCGTCGGTACCTTAAATACAGCAAGCGCAGAATCCAAGGTCAAAACCTACAAAAACTGCTCGGAGCTAAACAAAGATTACAAAGGTGGAGTTGCTATTTCCAGCTCAACCAAGAACAAAGGCGGCAAAACGAAAAATAAACCCTATGTATCGAAAGAACTCTATAATGCCAATAAAAAAAGCGACCGTGACAAAGACGGAATCGCTTGTGAGAAATAG
- a CDS encoding alpha/beta fold hydrolase: protein MSEKIVKVNGIDICSESFGDPSNPAILLIMGATCSMVYWDEEFCQRLADTGRYVIRYDNRDVGRSVVYESGSSNYTVIDMANDAAGLLDAYNIEQANIVGMSLGGMIAQVLATRHPQKVLTLTLIASSFFESDDNDRNLPPMDERILAFHADGATLDWSNEEAVANYLVSGSGILCGSKHKFDEKRAYKQVRMEIKRANNLLSMFNHSLLTGDDDYEGKAKNIMVPTLVIHGTEDTVLPIEHGLALAAEIPNASLLTLEGTGHEVHPDDWETIIKAISNHTLGGKA, encoded by the coding sequence ATGAGCGAAAAAATAGTAAAAGTAAACGGAATTGATATATGCTCGGAAAGTTTTGGAGATCCTAGCAATCCTGCGATATTGCTGATTATGGGTGCCACATGTTCTATGGTTTATTGGGATGAAGAGTTCTGTCAGCGATTAGCAGATACCGGACGTTACGTTATTCGTTATGATAACCGGGATGTCGGACGTTCCGTTGTTTATGAGTCTGGGAGTTCCAATTATACCGTGATAGATATGGCTAATGATGCCGCTGGGTTACTAGACGCCTATAATATTGAACAGGCAAATATCGTTGGGATGTCCTTAGGCGGAATGATTGCACAAGTCCTTGCTACACGTCATCCGCAAAAAGTTCTAACCTTAACCTTGATCGCATCAAGTTTTTTCGAATCTGATGATAATGATCGGAACTTGCCTCCTATGGATGAGCGGATCCTCGCATTCCATGCAGATGGAGCAACACTGGATTGGTCTAATGAGGAAGCGGTAGCCAATTATTTGGTTTCAGGTTCCGGCATACTCTGTGGTTCAAAACATAAATTCGATGAGAAAAGAGCGTATAAACAAGTAAGGATGGAAATAAAACGTGCCAACAACTTGCTTAGCATGTTTAATCATTCTCTCCTTACAGGGGATGACGACTACGAGGGCAAGGCAAAAAATATCATGGTTCCTACCTTGGTTATCCACGGCACAGAAGACACGGTGCTTCCTATAGAGCATGGCTTGGCACTTGCTGCGGAAATTCCTAATGCGTCGCTTCTAACCCTGGAAGGAACGGGCCACGAAGTCCACCCGGATGATTGGGAAACCATAATCAAAGCGATTTCGAATCATACATTAGGCGGTAAAGCTTAA
- the lepB gene encoding signal peptidase I, translating to MLKFMKQWLPSIMIAVVISLFIRTYVAEAMRVPTGSMIPTIQINDRLIVEKMLWMTTLEHGDIVVFTPPVAGDENKRYVKRLMGLPGDTLEIKDGELYRNGAMVNEPYLNEQMDYTFGPVTVPADHYFFLGDNRNISYDAHLWDTPFVSKDKLIGKVIAEFSNPF from the coding sequence ATGTTGAAATTTATGAAGCAATGGTTGCCGAGTATTATGATCGCAGTGGTTATTTCTTTGTTTATTAGAACCTATGTTGCTGAAGCCATGCGAGTTCCAACGGGCTCTATGATCCCAACGATTCAAATCAATGATCGCTTAATTGTTGAGAAAATGTTATGGATGACCACACTGGAGCATGGAGATATTGTTGTATTTACGCCACCTGTAGCTGGTGATGAGAATAAAAGATATGTAAAAAGGCTAATGGGGCTGCCTGGAGATACCTTGGAAATTAAAGATGGCGAACTTTACCGAAACGGAGCGATGGTTAACGAACCTTACCTCAATGAACAGATGGATTACACTTTTGGACCGGTTACGGTACCCGCCGATCATTATTTTTTTCTTGGAGATAACCGGAATATAAGCTATGATGCTCATCTGTGGGATACTCCATTTGTGTCGAAGGATAAGCTGATTGGGAAAGTGATCGCTGAATTTAGCAATCCCTTTTAG
- a CDS encoding glycoside hydrolase family 9 protein, with protein MSERTLRAITVNQIGYPLDGEKIAVFTGAEHDFQVVDIDSGTIVFKGSSDAGRFDKASGVTLHTGDFSEVKAEGRYRIEQGEGVASASFTISDQPYHELQQGLLKAFYYYRCGVELTEEYAEDWKHKACHTAKGIVYGQPDLQLDCSGGWHDAGDYGKYSGPGAKAIADMLLAYELYPSAFVSAIPLPESDGSTPDVLLECKVELDWLFKMQDSATGGVYHKLTTLSFPGLDVMPEDDTADLYFSPISATATGDFAGVMAMAARVYESFDAAYARKCLDAAGAAWEWLVQHPDVPGFTNPPEISTGEYGDGVDKDERYWAAAELYRTTGKEEYHQAVLQLVQLAFPKYSLGWGDMGGYGTIAYLLNGEEQAERALYVSLKEGLVAEAQRLVEQSREEGYRISLKEEDYIWGSNMLVMNNAILLLAAEYFSGDSGFADCALDHLHYLMGRNVLDISYVTGFGDHAVMNPHHRPSVGDQVADPVPGLVSGGPDRGLHDEYVVEHLQGKPAAQCFVDHELSYSTNEVTIYWNSPAVFVVARFNQ; from the coding sequence ATGAGCGAGCGTACACTTCGCGCCATTACTGTGAATCAAATCGGATATCCGCTGGATGGAGAAAAAATCGCAGTATTTACAGGTGCTGAGCATGATTTTCAGGTAGTTGATATTGATAGCGGGACTATTGTGTTCAAAGGTAGTTCAGATGCTGGAAGATTTGATAAAGCCAGTGGAGTAACTTTGCACACAGGTGATTTCTCGGAGGTCAAGGCTGAGGGAAGATATCGGATTGAGCAGGGCGAGGGTGTAGCTTCGGCATCCTTTACAATCTCAGATCAGCCTTATCATGAGCTTCAACAGGGCTTGCTGAAAGCTTTCTATTATTATCGCTGTGGCGTTGAATTGACTGAAGAATATGCTGAAGATTGGAAGCACAAGGCGTGTCATACCGCAAAAGGGATTGTATATGGGCAACCGGATCTTCAACTAGACTGTTCGGGTGGCTGGCATGATGCAGGTGATTATGGAAAATATAGCGGTCCCGGAGCGAAAGCTATCGCGGATATGCTGCTTGCATATGAATTATATCCCTCGGCTTTTGTAAGCGCTATCCCATTGCCTGAAAGTGATGGATCTACGCCAGATGTGCTGCTGGAATGCAAGGTGGAGCTCGATTGGTTGTTTAAAATGCAAGACTCCGCAACAGGTGGTGTATACCATAAACTGACTACGCTAAGCTTTCCTGGACTGGATGTTATGCCTGAGGACGATACAGCGGATCTGTACTTCTCACCAATATCTGCTACTGCTACTGGAGATTTTGCTGGGGTTATGGCTATGGCTGCAAGAGTGTACGAGTCTTTTGATGCTGCTTATGCGCGGAAATGTCTGGATGCTGCAGGGGCAGCATGGGAATGGCTTGTTCAGCATCCAGATGTACCCGGTTTTACGAATCCGCCTGAGATTAGCACTGGAGAATACGGGGATGGAGTCGATAAGGACGAGCGGTATTGGGCAGCGGCGGAGCTGTATCGTACGACAGGGAAAGAGGAGTATCATCAAGCTGTTCTCCAGCTAGTGCAGCTGGCTTTTCCAAAATACAGTTTAGGCTGGGGTGATATGGGGGGTTATGGCACTATTGCTTATCTGTTAAATGGTGAGGAGCAAGCAGAACGTGCTTTATATGTCTCGTTAAAAGAAGGGCTTGTTGCTGAGGCGCAACGATTAGTGGAACAGAGTCGTGAGGAGGGCTATAGGATCTCTTTAAAAGAGGAGGACTATATCTGGGGCAGCAATATGCTTGTAATGAACAATGCAATACTGCTGCTGGCGGCTGAATATTTTAGTGGAGACTCCGGTTTTGCGGACTGTGCCTTAGATCATCTACATTATCTGATGGGGCGTAACGTATTGGATATCAGCTATGTTACCGGATTTGGGGATCATGCCGTGATGAATCCGCATCATCGCCCTTCTGTAGGTGACCAAGTGGCTGATCCGGTGCCAGGATTGGTGTCAGGGGGGCCAGATCGTGGGCTGCATGATGAATATGTAGTTGAGCATTTACAGGGAAAACCAGCTGCGCAGTGCTTTGTCGATCATGAGCTTAGCTATTCTACGAATGAAGTGACGATCTATTGGAATTCACCTGCGGTGTTTGTTGTGGCCCGGTTTAATCAATAA
- a CDS encoding DUF4265 domain-containing protein, with translation MLESSGIHICFNADGREIEILDVTPFGKDKFRIEETPIFNPAVTMGDIIQVKEENGVYYYQETVQKSPFKRYAWLLSKEAVDSTAIADFKHRIIENEGKCELIFGGLFVIHIPKNTSIDVDGEMNRIIERFEI, from the coding sequence ATGCTAGAATCGTCCGGAATCCATATCTGCTTCAACGCAGATGGCCGTGAAATAGAAATCCTCGATGTTACTCCATTTGGCAAAGATAAATTTCGAATTGAAGAGACACCGATTTTTAATCCGGCTGTTACAATGGGAGATATTATACAGGTGAAGGAAGAAAATGGAGTCTATTATTACCAAGAGACCGTCCAGAAATCTCCTTTCAAAAGATACGCTTGGCTGCTTAGCAAAGAGGCTGTTGATTCAACGGCCATTGCAGATTTTAAACATAGAATTATAGAGAATGAAGGCAAATGTGAGTTGATCTTTGGCGGTTTGTTCGTCATTCATATTCCTAAGAATACTTCGATTGATGTTGATGGGGAAATGAATCGAATTATTGAGCGGTTCGAGATTTGA
- a CDS encoding MazG nucleotide pyrophosphohydrolase domain-containing protein, with amino-acid sequence MEINDVQKWINHFYGERGWTTYGPFIRVGFLMEETGEVARAVRSYEIGRDRPDESTRTPEQLKNDLIEEIGDVLGNIALLADLYGITLEEAFTAHKDKLVKRFNS; translated from the coding sequence ATGGAAATTAATGATGTGCAGAAATGGATTAATCATTTTTATGGAGAACGAGGCTGGACTACTTATGGTCCTTTTATAAGAGTGGGATTCTTAATGGAAGAGACAGGTGAAGTAGCACGAGCTGTACGCTCCTATGAAATCGGCAGAGATCGACCGGATGAATCGACTCGCACTCCAGAGCAACTGAAAAACGACTTGATTGAGGAAATCGGGGATGTTCTCGGAAATATCGCATTGTTAGCCGACTTATATGGCATCACTTTAGAAGAGGCTTTTACTGCACATAAAGACAAATTAGTGAAGCGGTTTAATTCCTAG
- a CDS encoding GTP pyrophosphokinase has translation MTPENQIEQFKKLKHDITRFMLIYKFALDEMETKIEILKQEFQSLHDYSPIEHTKSRIKSPESIMNKMLRKNGELSLNSVKNCIKDIAGLRITCSFISDIYHVSEMLQKQDDLTVLEVKDYIKNPKPNGYQSLHLLIQVPVFMSDRQELVCVEVQIRTIAMDFWASLEHKIFYKYNKSVPESMTRELKNAADAAHALDLQMERLHRDIKEIKDDDEDDLSSFEEELRRIVVHNKQFTLPANFIKLLDDK, from the coding sequence ATGACCCCCGAGAATCAAATTGAACAATTTAAGAAGCTTAAGCACGATATCACTCGTTTCATGTTGATTTATAAATTTGCATTGGATGAGATGGAAACAAAGATTGAGATCCTAAAACAGGAGTTTCAGTCTCTGCATGATTACAGCCCAATTGAACATACCAAATCGCGTATTAAGTCACCAGAGAGTATCATGAACAAAATGCTGCGCAAAAATGGTGAATTATCGCTGAATTCAGTGAAAAATTGTATTAAAGACATCGCTGGTCTGCGGATCACCTGTTCTTTTATCTCTGATATCTATCATGTTAGTGAGATGCTTCAGAAGCAGGATGATCTAACGGTTCTTGAGGTGAAGGATTATATTAAGAATCCTAAACCTAACGGATATCAGAGTCTTCATTTGCTGATTCAAGTCCCTGTTTTTATGTCCGATCGCCAGGAGCTTGTCTGTGTAGAAGTTCAAATTCGTACCATTGCTATGGATTTCTGGGCAAGCCTCGAACATAAAATCTTTTATAAATATAATAAATCAGTACCTGAGAGCATGACTCGTGAGCTGAAAAATGCGGCGGATGCCGCCCATGCTCTTGATCTGCAAATGGAGCGTCTGCACCGAGATATAAAAGAAATTAAAGACGATGATGAAGATGATCTTAGCTCTTTCGAGGAGGAGCTTCGCCGTATAGTGGTTCATAATAAGCAGTTCACACTTCCAGCTAACTTTATTAAACTGCTTGACGATAAATAA
- a CDS encoding TIGR00730 family Rossman fold protein, translated as MKSICVFAGSNLGGHEDYKAKAVELGNYMAMNNYRLIYGGSKIGLMGEVANAVLNGGGEVIGVMPRGLFNGEMVHRELTELIEVEDMHGRKAKMGELADGFIALPGGFGTYEELFEVLCWSQIGIHKKPVGVLNIRNYFDPLLNLIHNSIQEGFSNSSHLSLLNVSNEPLELLTLLKEYVPQTLEQKWKQLN; from the coding sequence TTGAAATCAATATGTGTTTTCGCAGGATCGAATTTAGGGGGACATGAGGATTATAAAGCTAAAGCTGTTGAACTTGGTAACTACATGGCTATGAATAATTATCGTTTAATTTACGGTGGCTCAAAAATCGGATTAATGGGTGAAGTCGCTAATGCTGTTTTGAATGGTGGAGGCGAGGTAATCGGGGTAATGCCTAGAGGATTATTTAATGGGGAAATGGTACATAGAGAATTAACGGAGTTGATAGAAGTAGAAGATATGCATGGCCGTAAAGCAAAAATGGGAGAATTGGCAGATGGCTTCATTGCTTTACCTGGAGGGTTTGGAACGTATGAGGAGCTTTTTGAGGTTTTGTGCTGGTCACAAATTGGCATACACAAGAAGCCGGTAGGGGTTCTAAATATCAGGAATTATTTTGATCCTCTGCTGAATCTGATTCATAACAGTATCCAAGAAGGCTTCTCTAATTCTTCGCATCTCAGTCTGCTAAACGTATCCAACGAGCCGTTGGAACTCTTAACTCTATTGAAGGAGTATGTTCCGCAAACGCTAGAGCAAAAGTGGAAACAGCTCAACTAG
- a CDS encoding alpha/beta hydrolase: MKSIHTKIVLALCITLFTIMGFQPMNLSSTVEAANNKTSSKQAPLTFVLVHGSWATAGFWDQTAAALRSLGHTVYTPEYAGHGGDKNNNVTHAQITQSVVDFIKQKDLKDIILLGHSFGGSVIQTVSQQVPDRIKRLVFFDAFVPLDGQSLADQFPADSLKYFEQLRDTSGNNTITLPFPLFRDTFVNTASLAEAQAFYKKAPPEPASPLFEKLDLKKFYSLQIPKSYLYLTEDTAIPQGPYGFHPTQSSHLGVFRFIEGKGDHMTTVRTEPKMLAELMVKAGRD, encoded by the coding sequence ATGAAATCCATTCACACAAAAATAGTGTTAGCGTTATGTATCACTCTCTTTACAATTATGGGTTTCCAGCCTATGAATCTCAGCTCCACGGTTGAGGCCGCCAATAACAAAACATCATCGAAACAGGCGCCTCTTACATTTGTTCTAGTTCATGGGTCTTGGGCTACTGCTGGTTTTTGGGATCAAACGGCCGCCGCACTTCGCAGCTTAGGACACACCGTCTATACTCCGGAATATGCCGGTCATGGCGGGGACAAAAACAATAATGTAACGCATGCGCAAATTACACAATCTGTTGTCGACTTTATCAAGCAAAAAGACTTAAAGGATATCATTCTGCTCGGACATAGCTTTGGTGGATCGGTGATCCAAACCGTCTCTCAGCAAGTACCGGATCGGATCAAACGTCTGGTATTCTTCGATGCCTTCGTACCGCTGGATGGGCAAAGTCTGGCGGACCAATTTCCAGCTGATTCGCTTAAGTACTTTGAACAGCTAAGAGATACTTCCGGCAATAACACCATAACGCTCCCCTTTCCTCTCTTCCGGGATACATTCGTCAACACCGCCAGTCTTGCGGAAGCGCAAGCTTTTTATAAAAAAGCTCCTCCTGAGCCAGCAAGTCCACTTTTCGAAAAGCTTGATCTCAAGAAATTCTACAGTCTCCAGATCCCCAAAAGTTATCTTTATCTAACGGAGGACACCGCGATACCGCAAGGTCCATACGGATTCCATCCTACACAATCCAGTCATTTAGGCGTCTTCCGCTTCATCGAGGGCAAAGGAGATCACATGACCACCGTTCGAACCGAACCCAAAATGCTGGCGGAATTGATGGTGAAGGCGGGAAGAGATTAG
- a CDS encoding GNAT family N-acetyltransferase produces the protein MNSEFAFTDFPVLQTERCTLRKATENDRYDIFELYSQEAVVKYMPFTPFISVEDAIDEMEWYDKIFKEQSGLRWMIEDRETQKVIGTCGFLNYEQDHHRVEIGYDLMPAFWGKGIMTEVVNRVMQFGFLNMRLNKIEARVEPKNEASLILMNKLGFYKEGVLRQHEFEKGRYVDLAVFSKLKSEYR, from the coding sequence ATGAATTCAGAATTTGCATTTACTGATTTCCCTGTGTTACAAACTGAACGATGTACACTACGTAAAGCAACAGAAAATGATCGCTATGATATATTTGAACTTTATTCCCAAGAAGCCGTTGTGAAATATATGCCATTTACACCCTTCATTTCGGTCGAGGATGCGATAGATGAAATGGAATGGTATGACAAAATTTTTAAGGAACAATCCGGTTTACGGTGGATGATTGAAGATCGTGAGACTCAAAAAGTGATTGGAACCTGCGGATTTCTGAATTATGAGCAAGATCATCATCGTGTGGAAATTGGGTATGACTTAATGCCTGCTTTTTGGGGAAAGGGGATTATGACAGAGGTAGTGAACCGTGTTATGCAGTTTGGCTTTTTGAACATGAGACTAAATAAAATTGAAGCAAGAGTGGAACCGAAAAATGAGGCGTCACTTATATTGATGAATAAGCTCGGCTTCTACAAAGAAGGGGTCTTAAGGCAACATGAGTTCGAAAAAGGTCGGTATGTGGATCTTGCTGTCTTCTCTAAATTGAAAAGTGAATACCGCTGA
- a CDS encoding lipid II flippase Amj family protein — protein sequence MVNSLIVVCLLTMIIHTAETLSYSVRYAGVKLNKIAIALSLTGIIVLVSRTANMIQAPLTAKFVDYAKIHSDFPLLNYLRIILLASSLGTLIAIAVFPTFVGLFGRIISKLEIEGSIPKLLTSVTIGQLKNTRKYIRKPKVNLYNFRYLGIPKRFIVMNVFVTAFYTVGVISSLYAAHLMPQYSTTASQASGLINGMATILLTIFIDPQLGLITHKATENVEYRDQLGKIYVVLMGSRFVGTIFAQLLIVPAAQLISMLVKLI from the coding sequence TACGATATGCCGGAGTGAAGCTGAACAAGATAGCCATTGCGTTATCTCTCACAGGCATTATTGTTCTCGTCTCAAGAACTGCAAATATGATCCAAGCTCCACTGACGGCTAAATTCGTAGATTATGCCAAAATACATTCTGATTTTCCGCTTCTAAATTACTTGAGAATTATATTATTGGCTTCTTCCTTAGGGACATTAATTGCCATTGCTGTTTTTCCTACCTTTGTCGGCTTGTTTGGGAGAATCATCTCTAAGCTTGAAATTGAGGGTTCTATCCCAAAACTGCTTACCAGTGTAACGATCGGGCAACTAAAGAACACAAGAAAATACATAAGAAAACCAAAAGTGAATCTATATAACTTCAGATACCTGGGGATTCCTAAACGATTTATTGTGATGAATGTTTTTGTTACAGCCTTTTACACCGTAGGTGTCATATCATCTTTGTATGCTGCTCATCTAATGCCTCAATATAGCACGACTGCTTCTCAAGCTTCCGGACTGATTAACGGTATGGCGACTATTCTGCTGACCATATTTATCGACCCACAGCTTGGTCTTATTACCCATAAGGCTACTGAAAATGTAGAATACCGTGATCAGCTAGGAAAAATATATGTGGTATTGATGGGTTCTCGATTTGTAGGCACTATATTTGCTCAGCTCCTGATTGTGCCCGCAGCCCAGCTAATTAGTATGTTAGTGAAGCTGATTTGA